The segment GCCACCATCAATCTGATCATCGCCTTGTCCACCTTGCACGGAGTCGTTTCCTTCTCCGGTTGAGATTATATCGTTGCCCTGATTTCCAAAGACAGTATCGTTTCCTTGGCCTCCACTGATGATATCGTCACCTCCCGATCCGCGAAGAGAATCGCCATCGGGAGATCCGATTATGGTATCGGCTGATTCTGATCCACTGACCTTGATGCCATTCCCGCTGCCATAACTAGATGCATTAACACTGTTGCTGTCTGAACTAAGTACAATGGAGTAATCATTTGCACCATTGCCTAAGGGGACTGTGGTTGCCCTGGAGATGCCTTGGCGAGTGAATGTTGAGGTGGACGAGATGGGACCACTCAGTGTGATTACCCCAGTGGCAGTTCCTCCAAACGTGATTTCCTTGTTATTGGTGTCCTCAATAAGAAGAAAAGTCCTCGTGCTTACTCCACCACCGCTGCTCCCACCATTGTCGGTTGGAGTTGGAGTTGGAGTCGGAGTTGGAGTTGGAGTCGGAGTTGGAGTTGGAGTCGGAGTTGGAGTTGGAGTCGGAGTTGGAGTTGGAGTCGGAGTTGGAGTTGGAGTCGGAGTTGGAGTTGGAGTCGGAGTTGGAGTTGGAGTTGGAGTTGGAGTTGGAGTTGGAGTCGGAGTTGGAGTTGGAGTCGGAGTTGGAGTCGGAGTTGGAGTTGGGTCAGGTCTCGGGGACGGAGATGACCTATTGATGGGGATTAGTTGGCCCGAATTAATCGATGTATCGGGATTCGAGAGAATTGACTTTGTCTCTATCTTGATCGTTTTTTCTAATGCATTCAGAGAGGCGAAATCACTATTGCCAAGTCTTTCTCTGATCTTTATCCTGCCACTTAAAGAGAAGCTAGAGTTGTCGTTGACAAAGTTGGCGCTTTCTCCATTGTTATCGGTGTAGAAGTATTTTAGCGCTGGCCTCTTCGACGATTCCAGGAGTCTCTGTATTCGCGAGAGATGGCGTTTCCTAATCTTGATATAACCGTTACTGGGTTGCGCCTTCAGATTGATGCTCTTGCGACCCACTACATATTTGACTTGTAATGACTGGTTGACGATTTGAAATTCTTCAACGGTGGTGTCTCCGTCCGTTGATAGCTCGATCACACGAAATGGAATGCGGGGCATGGCCGCAGCGGAATCTTGCGTGCACCAGGATTATAAGTCACAAATTCTTCCCCCTTGCGGCTTCTCTCCCGTTAGTCTCTCTGCGTCTGGTTGATCTTTGCGATTGTCTTCAGTGATTAATGGCCAGTGACCCGTGCTCGTTTATCCATTCTCTATTGGTGGCTTCTTTGTGATGCAACTGCTTGCTTTGCTCGCTCGGTGGATTTGAAGCATGATATGAACGTTCTTTCGGTAAATTCGGTATCAATCGTAACTGTATTGCTCTTCTCGGCGCACCGTTTGCTTTGTGGTCACATCGCTATTGTAAAGAACAACGAGAACCTGATGAAATCCTATTAAGGGCAATATGTGGTGTTTGCGTAAGTACTACAGACTTTTGGCTCCTCGCCTTGGTAGATGACGCTTTGACCGCCTCTGGTTGGTTCTGGATGCCGCTGCTTAAAAGGCGGCACATAAGCAGGACGACTCGGGATCGGACGTTGTTGCTGGTTATTGCTGCTTCCTTGGGGCTGGTATTGAGCTGAAGCCGGCACTGGTGACAGCAGCGCAGCAAGAAGGAGGAGTGAACGGGCCAATTGATATAGATCAACTTTGACCAGTTCGCCATTAAAACCCTTGGCTTTGTGATGGGTGCATCAAAGGCTCATCGCTTTTATTGCACTCCTTAAGGATCAACTGGGGCTTGGTGTCGAAGTCCTGGGTCGGACGGTTTGCCAAACGGTTTAAGTACCGTTGATAAACCCACCCCTAAAACCCAGTCCACCACTCAACGAATGGTTTATAAGCCGTAGGAAAGCGATGGCTACTGGGCAGCGGCGCGGAGTAGGCCGGGTGGTAGACGAACGGGGGATGCACCCTTGCGCGGCGGCGTGGCTCTCAGTGTCCCGCGCTGAGGGCGACGCTGTTGAACCCCCACCAGAGCAGAGCGACCCACAGCAGCAGTGACACAAGCCCCAGCCAGGCCTGCACAGAGGTGCTGTTGCCCTCAAGCCAGGGGCGGTAGACGCGACTCAATGCAGGCACCAGCAGCCAGGAGGTGGCAGCAACACAGAGGGTGTTGCTGATCAGCATCAGGCTGGCCCCTGAGGCCTGCGGTAGAAGCCGGTTCAGCAGCGGCGACACCAGCATGGCTGTGGGATAGAGGGTGAGCAGCACCAGAAGATTCACCTTCCAGGTGGCCACGCGGCGCTGGATTCGCCGCGATAGCCAGCGGCCATAGCCCATCCAGTTGGCCTTGCCCTGAAAGCGAAAGCCTGTTTCCTCTTCCTCAAGCAGCAGCAGGCGTCGCCGTTGCGGATCATCCAGCCAGCTCATGCACTGCTGGATGGTGGCAAAGCGTAGGCTGGTGCGAAACACGCACTCGTTGGGGCGCTGCTCGATCAATTGGCGCTGCAGGCTGATAAAGCCTTCGCGTTGGCTCGCTAACGCATGCATGCGCTCGCTGAAGCGCAGAAAGCGTTCCACATGGTGAGGCTCCACGCGCTGTTCGAAGTGGTATTCGAATGAGCCGAGCCCCTCACTCATGGTGTGCGGGTTGGCTGATTTAGAGGCTGCTGGGCATCCGGCGGGTGAGGTGTCGCAGTTTGCGCAGGGCCTTGAGTTCCACCTGGCGCACACGCTCGCGCGACACATCGAGCATGCGGCCGATCTCGGCCAGGGTGTGCCGCTCTTCGCCCTCGAGGCCGAAGCGCAGCTCGAGCACCTGCCGCTCCTGTTCGGTGAGGTGGCTGAGCCAGCGGCTCAGCTGCTCGTGGTGCATGCCGCGCTCCACCTGATCGAGCGGTTCGGCATGGCTGTTGTCGGCGATCAGGTCGCCTAGGAAGCTGCGGCCTTCCTCGCCGTTCACCGGTGCATCGAGGCTCGAGGTGGTGAGGGCTTGGCGCAAGAGCGAATCCAGCTCGTCGATGGGCATCTCCATCGCCTCGGCGATTTCCTTGCGACTGGGCATGGCGCCGAGCTTGTGGGCTAGATCCAGGCTCACCTTGCGGATGGCGGTGAGCCGCTCGGAGAGGTGCACCGGCAGGCGAATGGTGCGCGACTGGCAAGCAATGGCGCGGGTCATGCTCTGGCGGATCCACCAGAAGGCGTAGGTGGAGAACTTGTAACCGCGGGTGGGGTCGAACTTTTCTACGGCCCGCTCGAGGCCCAAAGAGCCCTCTTGAATCAGGTCGAGCAGTTCTAAGCCTTTCCCTTGATATTTCTTGGCAACGCTCACCACCAGGCGCAGGTTGGCTTTCATCATCCGTTCCTTGGAACGGCGGCCCACACGAATGGTTTTCTTTTGCTGATCGGTATAACCGCTCTCGGGCTCCTCTTCGGTGAGCCGCATCATTGCCTGCACCTGATTCCCCAGTTCGATTTCCTCAGCTGGGGTTAAGAGCGGCACGCGGCCAATGGTGGAGAGGTACCAGCTGATCGGGTCACTGCTCCTGCGGCGACTGGCGCCGCCAGGGGAAAGTCCTGAAGCGGTCATGTACCCAATATCGAAAGTGAGAGAAATCTCCTATGGGTTTTTGAAAACCCCTTCTGACTTCAGGCGCGCTTCAGCTTTCTGCAGCAAAAGTGCACACAGGTGTTGAGACTCACGCTATATCCGCTGTTGTAATTGCTTTTGCAATTTCTTCCCGTGGCGCAGCTCGCTGGCTACGGCAAGCGGATCGGCGCCGCCGCTGCCCGAGCGTTCAGCCGCCTGGGCGCCAGCGCAGGCGTGGGCCAAGGCCGCTGCGGCCAGCAGTTCAGCGGGCCCGCTGCCCATGCTCTGGGCGGCGAGGCCACCGGCATAGCCCGCCAGCACGTCGCCCAGGCCTGCTCGCCCCGCAGCGCTGCAGGCTGAGCCCAGCTGCCAGCGCCGGCCATCGGCGGCCGCGATCACGGTGCGAGCGCCCTTGAGCAGCACGCTGCACGGCTGGTGAGCACTGCAGACCTTGGCGGCGGCTGTGGCTGCCCGCAGGGGCGGTTGATCAGCCAGCTCCGGGAAGAGGCGGGCAAATTCACCGGCGTGTGGGGTGATCCAGGTGGGTCCCTGGCGGCCCTGCAGCCAGGGCTGCGCACCCAGGTGTGCGAGGCGATTCAGCCCATCAGCGTCGAGCAGCAAGAGGCCCGGGAACTGTTGGAGCCGCTGCCAGCTCGAGGCCTCCGCTGCGGCCTCGGCAGCTGCCGTGCCTCCCAGGCCGGGCCCGAGAACCACCGCATCCAACCGCTCCAGGGCGCTCTCGCTGAGCCCCCCCAGCTGCAGGCTGCCGCTGGGATGAGCCTCCAGTGCGGCGCTCACCACCACGTGGGGCTGCACACTCCACAGCTGCTCGGCCACAGGGCGCGGCAGTGCCGCCCGCAGGCTGCCCACCCCACTGGCGCTGGCCCCCTGCAGGCAGAGCTGACTGGCACCGCGATAGACGTCGCTGCCCGCGATCACCAGCAGCCGGCCCCGCTCGTATTTCGAGGCGGCTGCGGATGGCTGCGGCCAAGGGGCGCTCTCCAGATCGCGGCCCCATAGAACTCGAGGTTGATCCGGCTCAAACGCCTGTAGCAGCGAGGCCTGCAGCCCCAGCTCAATGCGCTCCAGCCGGCCCACCCAGGCGAGTGCCTGATCCTGCAGGAATCCCTGCTTGATCAGGCCGATGCTCAGGCTGAGGGCGGCGCAGGCGGCCACGCGGCCCAGGAGCTGGCCGCTGTCGGCACAGAGGCCGGTGGGGCCATCGATGGCGATTAGCTGGTTTGGCCGCAGCTGTTGCCGCTGGTGCAAGAGCGTTTCCAAGGCGTCGCCGGGTGGGCGGCTCTGGCCGATGCCGAACAGCGCATCGATCCACACGGCTGGATCGGCTGGATCGGGCGGCGCATCCAGCTGCGGAATCCCGAGCCAGCGGGCGTGGCGCAGGTGGGCTGCGGTGAGCGGTTTGTGGCGCTCAAACGGGCTCCAGATCCGCACGGCGATCCCCGCCAGGTGCAGTTCGCGCGCCACCACCAGGCCATCGCCGCCGTTGTGGCCTGGCCCCACCAGCACCAGAGCGCCGCTGCGCTGCAGCTGGGGCCACCAATCGGGTTGTTGCAGGCGCCGCGCTACCGCCAGCGCTGCCTTTTCCATCAGGGCCTCCACTGGCAGGCCGCTGGCAAAGAGTTGCTGCTCCAGTGCGGCCATCTGGCCGCCACTCACCAGCAGATGCTCGGCATCGCGCGGGGGCCAGGTGGGCTGGGGCAAAACAGCGCGGGTGGTGGCAGTTCCATGATGGAGAGATCGCGTCGATCAGGCCGCAGGGCCTGGTCTGTTTGTTGGTTTGGCCCGTTTTTCTGTGATTCCTGCGGCTGCCGATGCTTCGGTGGCGGCCACTCCCGCCGGTGCGGCAGCGCTGGAGCGCCTGCAGGCCTGGCCTGGTGAACACCGTGTGGCGGTGGGGCTATCGGGTGGCGTGGATAGCTCGCTCACGGCGGCGCTCCTGGTGGAGGCGGGCTGGCAGGTGGAGGGGCTCACCCTCTGGCTGATGAGCGGCAAGGGTGCCTGCTGCGCCGAGGGGTTGGTGGATGCGGCCGGCATCTGCGAGCAGCTCGGCGTGGAGCACCACGTGGTGGATTTCCGCGAGCACTTCAAGGAGCAGATCGTGGATTTCCTGGTGCAGGGCTACGGCGATGGCATCACGCCGCTGCCGTGCTCGCGCTGCAACCGGGAGGTGAAATTCGGCCCGATGCTGCGCTGGGCCGCCGAGGAGCGCGGCATCGAGCGGATTGCCACTGGTCACTACGCGCGGGTGTCCCACGGCGAGCAGAGCGACAACGGCCGCCATCAACTGCTGCGCGGCCTTGATCGCCAGAAGGATCAGAGCTACTTCCTCTACGACCTG is part of the Synechococcus sp. HK05 genome and harbors:
- a CDS encoding RpoD/SigA family RNA polymerase sigma factor, coding for MTASGLSPGGASRRRSSDPISWYLSTIGRVPLLTPAEEIELGNQVQAMMRLTEEEPESGYTDQQKKTIRVGRRSKERMMKANLRLVVSVAKKYQGKGLELLDLIQEGSLGLERAVEKFDPTRGYKFSTYAFWWIRQSMTRAIACQSRTIRLPVHLSERLTAIRKVSLDLAHKLGAMPSRKEIAEAMEMPIDELDSLLRQALTTSSLDAPVNGEEGRSFLGDLIADNSHAEPLDQVERGMHHEQLSRWLSHLTEQERQVLELRFGLEGEERHTLAEIGRMLDVSRERVRQVELKALRKLRHLTRRMPSSL
- a CDS encoding NAD(P)H-hydrate dehydratase, translating into MPQPTWPPRDAEHLLVSGGQMAALEQQLFASGLPVEALMEKAALAVARRLQQPDWWPQLQRSGALVLVGPGHNGGDGLVVARELHLAGIAVRIWSPFERHKPLTAAHLRHARWLGIPQLDAPPDPADPAVWIDALFGIGQSRPPGDALETLLHQRQQLRPNQLIAIDGPTGLCADSGQLLGRVAACAALSLSIGLIKQGFLQDQALAWVGRLERIELGLQASLLQAFEPDQPRVLWGRDLESAPWPQPSAAASKYERGRLLVIAGSDVYRGASQLCLQGASASGVGSLRAALPRPVAEQLWSVQPHVVVSAALEAHPSGSLQLGGLSESALERLDAVVLGPGLGGTAAAEAAAEASSWQRLQQFPGLLLLDADGLNRLAHLGAQPWLQGRQGPTWITPHAGEFARLFPELADQPPLRAATAAAKVCSAHQPCSVLLKGARTVIAAADGRRWQLGSACSAAGRAGLGDVLAGYAGGLAAQSMGSGPAELLAAAALAHACAGAQAAERSGSGGADPLAVASELRHGKKLQKQLQQRI